The sequence GGCGACGTCGAACTCCAGCAGGCCGTCAGGTTCGCCCTCTTCCACGTCCTCCAGGCCGGGGCCCGGAGCGAGGAGCGCGCCATCCCGGCCAAGGGCCTGACCGGCCCCGGCTACGACGGGCACAGCTTCTGGGACACCGAGGCCTTCGTCCTGCCGGTGCTCACCTACTGCCTGCCGTCCGCCGTCACCCAGGCCCTGCGCTGGCGGCACACCACCCTGCCGATGGCCCGCGAGCGCGCGGTCCAGCTCGGCCTGGCCGGGGCGGTGTTCCCCTGGCGGACGATCCGCGGCGAGGAGTGCTCCGGCTACTGGCCGGCCGGCACCGCCGCGTTCCACATCGGCGCGGACATCGCGGTCGCCGTCGCCCGCTACGTCCGGACCAGCGGGGACGTCGAGTTCGAGCGCGAGTACGGGCTCGAACTGCTGGTCGAGACGGCCCGGATGTGGCGCTCGCTCGGCCACCACGACGCCGCCGGCCGGTTCCGGATCGAGGGCGTGACCGGCCCCGACGAGTACAGCGCCGTCGCCGACAACAACGTCTACACCAACCTGATGGCGCAGACGAACCTGCTCGCCGCCGCCGAGTCGGCCGCCCGGCACCCGCGCGAGGCCGCCGCGCTCGGCGTCGACACCGAGGAGACGGCCGCCTGGCGGGACGCCGCCGCGGCGATGTTCGTCCCGTACGACGCCGACCTCGGCGTCCACCCGCAGGCCGACGGCTTCACCGACCACCAGGTCTGGGACTTCGAGAACACCCCGGCGGAGAACTACCCGCTGCTGCTGCACTACCCGTACTTCGACCTGTACCGGAAGCAGGTGGTCAAGCAGGCCGACCTGGTGCTCGCCATGCAGGTCCGCGGCGACGCGTTCACCGACGAGCAGAAGGCCCGCAACTTCGCCTACTACGAGCGGCTGACCGTCCGCGACTCCTCGCTCTCCGCGTGCACCCAGGCCGTGATCGCCGCCGAGGTCGGCCAGCTCGACCTCGCCTACGACTACACCGCCGAGGCTGCCCTGATGGACCTCCACGACCTCGGCGGCAACACCCGGGACGGCCTGCACATGGCCTCGCTCGCCGGTGCCTGCATCGCGCTGGTCGCGGGCTTCGGCGGACTGCGCGACCACGGCGAGGCGCTGTGGTTCCGGCCCAGGCTGCCGGCCGGGCTGACCCGGATCGGCTTCTCGCTGCTGATCCGGGGGAAGCTGCTCGCGGTGCGGATCGACCACGACGAGACCACGTACACGCTGCGCCGGGGCGACGTGATCCACCTGCGGCACGACGGGGAGCCGGTGCAGGTGAAGGCCGGCGAACCGGTCTCGCTGCCGACCACCTCGCCGCCCTCCCAGGAGCGCTGCGCCCAGCCGCCCGGCCGCGAACCGGCCCGCCGCCAGCCCCAGGCGGGCGTGCCCGGCGGCCGCATCTCCTCCGGCCCGGACCACCTCGCCGCCGAGTAGACCGCGCTCTCCGGGCGCCCTCCGCCGCCGCCCCCCTTCACCCCTACGGGCCACCCCCGGGTGCGGGGGGCGGCGGGGCGGCGGAGGGTGCTGGTGTCGTGCGTCCCCGGCAGCAGGAGATCCCCGTGGTGAGTGTGGCCGAGCAGATGGTGGCGGTGCTCCGGCAGGCCGGCGTGGAGCGGGTCTACGGCGTGGTCGGCGACAGCCTGAATCCCGTGGTGGACGCCATCCGCCGGACGGAGGGCATCGGCTGGGTGCACGTCCGCAACGAGGAGGCCGGTGCCTTCGCCGCCGCCGCCGAGGCCGAGCTGACCGGCCGGCTCGCGGTCTGCGCCGGCTCCTGCGGACCCGGCAACACCCACCTCGTCCAGGGCCTCTACGACGCGCAGCGCAGCGGCGTCCCCGTGCTCGCCCTGGCCTCCCACATCCCCTCCGGCCAGATCGGCACCGGCTTCTTCCAGGAGACCCACCCGGAGCGGGTGTTCACCGACTGCAGCGGCTGGTGCGAGATGCTCTCCACCGCCGCCCAGATGCCCCGGCTGCTGCGGATCGCGATCCAGCACGCCCTCGGCGCCCGGGACGTCTCGGTGCTGGCCTTCCCCGGCGACGTGGCGGCGCTGTCCGCCGCCGCCCCGACCGGCAGCAGCCACTTCCTCACCGAACGGGCCGTCGCCGCCCCGCCCTGGTCCCAGGTGCAGGAGCTGGCCCGGCTGCTCAACGCCGCGCCCAGGGTGGCGCTGTTCTGCGGCGCGGGCGTCCGCGACGCGCACGCCGAGGTGATGGAGCTCGCGGCCACCCTGTGCGCGCCGGTCGGGCACTCCCTGCGCGGCAAGGAGTGGATCCAGTACGACAACCCGTACGACGTCGGGATGAGCGGCCTGCTCGGCTACGGCGCCTGCCACGAGGCCCTGCACTCCGCCGACCTCGTCCTGCTGCTGGGCACCGACTTCCCCTACGACTCCTTCCTGCCCCAGGCCCGCACCGTCCAGGTGGACCACGACGCCACCCGGCTCGGCCGCAGGACGGCGCTGGACCTCGCCGTGCACGGCGACGTCCCGGCCACCCTGCGGGCGGTGCTGCCGCTGCTGGAGCGCAAGACCGACCGGACCTTCCTCGACGACATGCTGCGCCGCCACTGCCGGGCGCTGGAGGACGTGGTCGGCGCCTACACCCGGGACATCGCGAAGCACCTGCCGATCCACCCGGAGTACGTGGCCTCGGTGCTGGACGAGGTGGCCGCCGACGACGCGGTCTTCACCGTCGACACCGGGATGAACAACGTCTGGGCCGCCCGGTACCTTCGGCCCAACGGGCGCCGCCGGGTCATCGGCTCCTTCCTGCACGGGTCGATGGCCAACGCGCTGCCGCACGCGATCGGCGCCCAACTCGCCTTCCCGGGGCGGCAGGTGGTGGCGATGTCGGGCGACGGCGGGCTGTCGATGCTGCTCGGCGAGCTGCTCACGGTGGCCAGGCACCGGCTGCCGGTGAAGACCGTGGTCTTCAACAACGGCGCGCTCGGCATGATCAAGCTGGAGATGCTGGTGTCCGGCTACCCGGAGTCGGAGGTCGACAACGGGGACGTCGACTACGCCGGGATCGCCCGGGCGATGGGCATCCCGGCCAAGCGGGTCACCGAGCCGGCGCGGGTGCGGGAGGTCCTGGCGGAGGCGCTGGAACGGCCGGGCCCGGCCCTGGTGGACGTGGTCACCGACCCGAACGCGCTGTCCGTGCCGCCGCACATCACCGCGGCCCAGCTGAAGGGCTTCGCGCTGGCCGCCGGCCGTACGGTGCTGTCGGGCGGGGTGGGGCGCATGATCGACCTGGCCCGGTCCAATCTGCGGAACATCCCCCGGCCGTAGGGCCCGCCCCGGCGGCGGGGTCCGCCGCCGGTCGTCGGGGGGCGGCCGTCGGGGGGTGCCGGTCGTCGGAGGCCCCGGTCGTCGGAGGTGCTGGCGCCGGGTGGTTCGGGCTCACGGGGTGATTTGCCTCATGGGCAAAAAGTTTTGCCCGAGCGGCACAAGAGGTGTCCACTGGGCACATGACCACCAGCCCAGCCGGTCCGCCCGCCGAACCCGGCGTTCCCGCCGCCACCGTCCCGGTCGCCCCCGCGGACGAGCACGAGACGCCGGAGGTGGCCGGCCTCGCCGCGAGGCTGCGCGAGCACCGGCTCGGCAGCCGCCTCACCCTCGAGGTCGCCGCCGCCCGGGTCGGTCTCTCCCCAGCCTACTTGTCCCGGCTGGAGACCGGGCGCCGGCAGCCCTCGCTCCCCGTCCTGCTCGGCCTCGCCCGCGCCTACGGCACCTCCGTCTCCGGTCTGCTCGGCGAGGCGTTCACCGAGCCCGACCCGGTGGTGCGCGGCGGTGCGATCGAACCGGGCCGGGCCGGCGGCTGGGGCTACCGGCGGGCCGGCGCGCCCGGCCGGGCGATGCAGGCGCTGCGCGTGCACGTCCCCCCGAGCGTGCAGGACGCGGTGGTCCGGGTCCACCCGGGCGAGGAGTGGCTGTACGTGCTCCGCGGCCGGCTCAGGCTGACCCTCGGCGAGCGGGTCCACCTGCTCGACGAGGGCGACTCGGCGCACTTCGACTCGCTCACGCCGCACTGCATCGCCGCCGACTCCTCGTCCGGGGTCGAGCTGCTCTTCATGCACACCCTGCTGCAGAGCCCCGGCGGCGAACTCTGTCTCGGCGGCGGCCCCGCCGCCCCGCACCACTGACCCGACGTCAGGACATCCGGAGGAGATCCCCATGGCCGATCCCACCACCACCGAGACCGGGGCCGTGTCCGCCCCCGCCGCCGCTGTGCCCGCCGCCGCAGTCCCCGCCCCTCCGGCCGTCGCGGCCGTGCGCGAGAAGCCGGCCAAGACCATCGACGCGGGCAAGCAGGCCAACCGCCGCATCGGCGTCCGCCTGGTGATCTACACCGTCGCCACCCATGCCTTCGCCGGCTTCATCCTGCTCCTCTTCGAGCTGGGCAACCGCAACAAGTAGCCCGCCGCCGGGGGCTGTTCAGCTCTCGCGGAGGATCCCGCAGAGGGCGTCCAGGGCGGCCGGGAAGGCGCGGTCGGACGGCGTCGCGTAGCCGACGACCAGGGCCGGAGCGACCCCCGGGGCTCCGGAGTCCGGGGCGGCGTCCGGAGCGGTCCCGGGAGCGGTGTCCGGCCGGGCTTCCGGCGCGGCGGGCGGCTCCGGGGCCCGTTCGGCGTCCGGCCCGGCCCGGTACCAGTCGAGCCCGCTGAGGACCAGGCCGGCCGCCCGGGCCCGCTCCAGCAGCTCCGCCTCCGGACGGGAGCCCGGCGGCAGCTGCAGGACGGCGTGCAGTCCGGCGGCGATCCCGGTCACCCGCACCCGCGGCGCCCGCTCGGCGAGCGCCGCGACCAGCAGGTCCCGGCGGCGCCGGTAGTGCAGCCGGCAGCGCCGCACGTGCCGGTCGTAGCGGCCCGAGGTGATCAGCTCGGCGAAGGTGAGCTGGTCGGTCACCGGACTCATGGTGTCCGCCAGGGACTTGAGCCGGGCGACCGGCTCCACCAGCTCGTCCGGGAGGGCCAGCCAGGCCAGCCGCAGACCGGGGGCCAGGCTCTTGGCGGCGGTGCCGCCGTATACCACGCGGTCCGGATCGAGCGCCTGCATCGCGCCCAGCGGCTGCCGGTCGTAGCGGAACTCGCCGTCGTAGTCGTCCTCGATCACGTACCCGTCCCGCTCCCGGGCCCAGCGGACGGCCGCCGCCCGCCGGTCGGCGGCCAGCGCCGCCCCGGTCGGGAACTGGTGGGCCGGGGTGA comes from Streptomyces sp. TLI_053 and encodes:
- a CDS encoding glycosyl hydrolase family 65 protein, coding for MTGQEQPFVVDPWQVVEPGLDLTSMARAESVFALSNGHIGLRANLDEGEPHGLPGTYLNGVFELRPMPYGEGGYGYPESSQSVINVTNGKIVRLLVDDEPFDLRYGELVSHRRWLDFRDGLLRRSAEWTSPAGRTVRVDSTRLVSLTQRAVAAVEYTVEAVDAPVRIVLQSELVANEQLPGGADGDPRAAAVLEAPLLAEASHAGGTKAVLVHRTRYSGIRVAAGMDHVIEGPDRLDTVAEAEDDHCRISVTTVLRPGERLRLVKFMAYGWSGTRSLPAVRDQVEAALTAARYTGWDDLVAEQAAYLEEFWETSDVEIEGDVELQQAVRFALFHVLQAGARSEERAIPAKGLTGPGYDGHSFWDTEAFVLPVLTYCLPSAVTQALRWRHTTLPMARERAVQLGLAGAVFPWRTIRGEECSGYWPAGTAAFHIGADIAVAVARYVRTSGDVEFEREYGLELLVETARMWRSLGHHDAAGRFRIEGVTGPDEYSAVADNNVYTNLMAQTNLLAAAESAARHPREAAALGVDTEETAAWRDAAAAMFVPYDADLGVHPQADGFTDHQVWDFENTPAENYPLLLHYPYFDLYRKQVVKQADLVLAMQVRGDAFTDEQKARNFAYYERLTVRDSSLSACTQAVIAAEVGQLDLAYDYTAEAALMDLHDLGGNTRDGLHMASLAGACIALVAGFGGLRDHGEALWFRPRLPAGLTRIGFSLLIRGKLLAVRIDHDETTYTLRRGDVIHLRHDGEPVQVKAGEPVSLPTTSPPSQERCAQPPGREPARRQPQAGVPGGRISSGPDHLAAE
- a CDS encoding DUF6126 family protein → MADPTTTETGAVSAPAAAVPAAAVPAPPAVAAVREKPAKTIDAGKQANRRIGVRLVIYTVATHAFAGFILLLFELGNRNK
- a CDS encoding pyruvate dehydrogenase, whose translation is MPVVSVAEQMVAVLRQAGVERVYGVVGDSLNPVVDAIRRTEGIGWVHVRNEEAGAFAAAAEAELTGRLAVCAGSCGPGNTHLVQGLYDAQRSGVPVLALASHIPSGQIGTGFFQETHPERVFTDCSGWCEMLSTAAQMPRLLRIAIQHALGARDVSVLAFPGDVAALSAAAPTGSSHFLTERAVAAPPWSQVQELARLLNAAPRVALFCGAGVRDAHAEVMELAATLCAPVGHSLRGKEWIQYDNPYDVGMSGLLGYGACHEALHSADLVLLLGTDFPYDSFLPQARTVQVDHDATRLGRRTALDLAVHGDVPATLRAVLPLLERKTDRTFLDDMLRRHCRALEDVVGAYTRDIAKHLPIHPEYVASVLDEVAADDAVFTVDTGMNNVWAARYLRPNGRRRVIGSFLHGSMANALPHAIGAQLAFPGRQVVAMSGDGGLSMLLGELLTVARHRLPVKTVVFNNGALGMIKLEMLVSGYPESEVDNGDVDYAGIARAMGIPAKRVTEPARVREVLAEALERPGPALVDVVTDPNALSVPPHITAAQLKGFALAAGRTVLSGGVGRMIDLARSNLRNIPRP
- a CDS encoding XRE family transcriptional regulator encodes the protein MTTSPAGPPAEPGVPAATVPVAPADEHETPEVAGLAARLREHRLGSRLTLEVAAARVGLSPAYLSRLETGRRQPSLPVLLGLARAYGTSVSGLLGEAFTEPDPVVRGGAIEPGRAGGWGYRRAGAPGRAMQALRVHVPPSVQDAVVRVHPGEEWLYVLRGRLRLTLGERVHLLDEGDSAHFDSLTPHCIAADSSSGVELLFMHTLLQSPGGELCLGGGPAAPHH